A portion of the Plasmodium relictum strain SGS1 genome assembly, chromosome: 11 genome contains these proteins:
- a CDS encoding DNA polymerase epsilon, catalytic subunit a, putative — protein sequence MATQSRTKGWEKESKINADYEYEKLVKLEKKFNIKCWLNKGQREGYLYNIVPTTMNVVIKSANKSQKKTGVHMYFVSDNNKTWRLTLFYRPYFYLKTKNIYNYEEVTKFLKKELDKYNVEIEYVKKEDLSLYDHLNKKRSYLSNIFFKVSFDTIDNLMSARDFLSRIIEKNKKHKKEYNSNYDRHIFNEEELSYSKVEFSCKHDYSYSCTKYEEQNEKSLKKKYGNKNEEEEEENRKVNKKYDNNLINTNNKLNMNDIIVNTKKHILSKEEIMSEIVEIYEYDVKYITRICIDKSIRCGLWYKITREEDELYTELIHFEILNKKVLAPLNVLAWDIECYKDELKFPDKEKDEIILISYMYNAQGYLIVNRNVMSKNIREFLYKPNEEYSGAGSFKVFNEKNEYFLLKRFLEHIKLLKIHIFVTYNGDFFDIPYLYRRCEINNLSVPREVGFIMNNKQECSCNFILNIDAYKWVERDSYLPNGSRTLKSVCKIKLKYNPTEVDPELMVPIAKNNPQHLAVYSVSDAVATFYLYDKFIHNFLFALCSIIPMNPDNVLRQGSGTLCEQLLMAEAYKKNILFPNKSKPIYNQYFTDPENKKKYFIYDDSFVGGTVQSLKCGIYRDDLKEYFNLDVETYKYLLNNIDNILDFWIQKDLNKNCKINDSNYISKSQILNFEKIKTDIINKLNFFIQNPNINICPNIYHLDVAAMYPNIILSHRLQPNAIITPDHCFNCSFYKQRHLCQKKMIWKRKLEISPIDYGHVLSLKQDLKTRLFYPQKSYFKLQNKEDSETSTNDNSEEMHISKKKSWNELTEKQQHDELMKVIKDCSQKVFKKTKVSKEVDASSLVCQRENSFYVDTVRTFRDRRYVYKKGLKECEHEKRELLKQKRIDYIKIQELDDKILLNDSLQLAHKCILNSFYGYVKRKSSRWYSDQMGAIVTYTGSQIINGAFNLINKIGIPMELDTDGIWCMLPKHFPEIYEVFILDKKLLNKKKEYENKYDEDLKNDPNIKKVEFEFPTNILNFEMHKKWTNNQYLIYNEETDDYECISKNEIFFELDGPWHGMFLPASEKSDDLLKKRYVVFNDKYKISELKGFEIKRRGELRIIQRFQSEIFNHFLKGKTKEESYYYASLTANKWKNLIDTKAVDIDNDDELFDLILAKKVLNKSVKEQPNAKSFGITTAKRLSELLSNASYIEDNNVSTQFIVASKPVGSDITFRAIPIQIFKTNIDTQIYYLSKWLGTKLPPNVPVNVRDIIDWDYYKQKLEVQILKLVIIPAIKQNINNPITSISIPDWLKKQINISEGKQKKITSFFVKKAKKKSETIEDKDREIGNEINETGETNIGVCNDSIEKKSPLNNEDIPTTTITKKKRLLEQYLLDNFITKKKKLLLLNDNDTSKIVYKKINSFDNHQENSDNIIIIEHEKININNLKGKDLHNLFETNFKRWMLINNKIWKNNRNQIKKIRIEDKSRKKAISFNEEDEKNNSQKITNLEPKYLHTIQNAMDIVYLYKKIKKKKSDKKNGNVPLNNIKNEKQTLLKPYLKYFKHETESDSSNDEKNFFNENDVIDENDDDGIYYAIVSLKNMNKFYKIKLQIYRHIYINNYEQLDIKSNSKITIKLICSNNENALFKSKAYANFFLPRNIKVFNLYEFIMTEKYFNQYIINTLNANYHENIISVYETKIPLYYDFLSRYGNSVEIDSNNYNSIFDENKYFKSHCFTRVEPNKGKNISQDYLDDIHIIYINIFHTVVDNICNRIFINVFDQYEENNDDILFGNKIMFSGIGKENDFDPYEIFIKFIQLDKFYLDLIKNKTTNSKENNMSNDMHKCQKNNLNDLSSFNNIQNNVQNKTSANDIATLINGCTENSYIINIENEKIKKEVLNNMFNKEFFIKNIQRDFLFLYHYRKFDVYYEDNSNVYKVLEYLDLYLNKYRHNMLVGKKKYIFYVSSTIDKKKLGWWTTNKYFPCYFYKFENSYKYQNIPKKNYKNEVFNLSLELFYENYHRVEEDLNFARISNIPLFNLLNIKKKNQKHKFIYDVLYASFLKRYKGILWLSYFGNYDLGIPCLNINNFCDYDIVKKNIDIINQGIYRGYIVHLFFNESLIFNSVRLFTKYSNVKSSNEYRNFVKKRDSKKSFEKNLKTHNKNNTNKDLKNIDELNEENMLMENDNKNNNSSNNENDILNSSDHNQKKNLIQNKYDINSIVEQDSHVSQFSNFAFKLLGQSLEYLISKISSLSMLITNKTFENISDIFTSFYSWISNNSSLLYDVALYNKVLECSEIYQNNLISIMKKKFNANIIFADLRNFVISFNEFSIISGRNILKNLVQYFSSSDSIYANVPFYIKQEYIAACQFDKYNFIRYKEYSNPNEENTDENLKIIEYLPPICESFLRYVLDVITLNPLHDTIALYESNHKKNENIQSEGKTDVNKIIHKDEKNYFNVIFKSDKLTDKINLAQKAKLQYIYDKSFEDLEEICESFSLINENVDALSYKIEEKLKELWFIPGNIYKKIKKSIKYKKYLIENYWPYDDDEIDENNLNIAPFLFPPALGNLAKQENNWRLEIVKFCIFLMQNDKLLNLENENSNEAFHEKRHELYDIVGESEYNRKNSFWKSPCHELILKDIFCENCSSVYHMNVVTSLVEAEINGKPSFIWLCKNCNSKYDNEFIELKILSLLQETFDAYNVRKKIFFFLAQDLVCNNCNAIKSFHRRSICKCGQMFKPRLDINNWIQTLEIMENLASMLNMSLLSDVLKSMKTHLI from the exons atggCAACACAAAGCAGGACAAAAGGATGGGAAAAAGAATCAAAAATAAATGCGGATtatgaatatgaaaaattagtaaaattagaaaagaaatttaatataaaatgttGGCTAAATAAAGGGCAAAGAGAAggatatttatataatatagtTCCAACAACAATGAATGTAGTTATAAAAAGTGCTAATAAAtctcaaaaaaaaacag GGGTTCATATGTATTTTGTATCGGATAACAACAAGACATGGAGATTAACCCTATTTTATCGcccttatttttatttgaaaacaaaaaatatatacaattaTGAAGAAGTgacaaaatttttaaaaaaagaattagatAAATATAATGTAGAGATCGAATATGTAAAGAAAGAGGATTTAAGCTTATATGATcacttaaataaaaaaaggagtTATTTAagcaatatattttttaaggtATCATTTGATACAATTGATAATTTAATGAGTGCTAGAGATTTTCTATCAagaataatagaaaaaaacaaaaaacataaaaaagaatacaaTTCTAATTATGATAGACATATTTTCAATGAAGAAGAACTGTCTTATAGTAAAGTAGAATTTTCATGCAAGCATGACTATTCTTATTCCTGTACTAAATATGAAGAACAAAATGAAAAgtcactaaaaaaaaaatatggaaataaaaatgaagaggaagaagaagaaaacaGAAAagtaaacaaaaaatatgataataatttaataaacacaaataacaaattaaatatgaatGACATCATAGTTAATAcgaaaaaacatattttaagTAAAGAAGAAATTATGAGTGAAATTGttgaaatatatgaatacgatgtaaaatatataacaagAATTTGTATAGATAAAAGTATAAGGTGCGGATTATGGTATAAAATAACAAGAGAAGAAGATGAATTATATACTGAGTTAATTCATTTCGAAAtcctaaataaaaaagtattagCTCCTCTAAATGTCTTAGCATGGGATATAGAATGTTATAAAGATGAATTAAAATTTCCAGACaaagaaaaagatgaaataatattaatatcatATATGTATAATGCTCAAGGTTATTTAATAGTAAATAGAAATGTTATGAGTAAGAACATAAGAGAGTTTTTATATAAGCCAAATGAGGAATATTCTGGTGCTGGAAGTTTTAAagtttttaatgaaaaaaatgaatattttttattaaaaagattTCTAGAACATATAAAACTACtgaaaatacatatatttgtAACATATAATGGtgatttttttgatattccTTATTTATATAGAAGATGTGAAATTAACAATTTAAGTGTTCCAAGAGAAGTAGGTTTtattatgaataataaaCAGGAATGTTCATGTAACTTCATACTGAATATAGATGCTTATAAATGGGTAGAAAGAGATTCTTATTTACCTAATGGGTCCAGGACGTTAAAAAGTGTTTGCAAAATTAAGTTAAAATATAATCCAACAGAAGTAGATCCTGAACTAATGGTTCCCATTGCAAAAAATAATCCTCAACATTTAGCTGTTTACAGTGTTTCTGATGCTGTAgctactttttatttatatgataaatttattcataattttttatttgcttTATGTTCTATTATTCCAATGAATCCTGATAATGTTTTACGTCAAGGAAGTGGTACCTTATGTGAACAATTATTAATGGCAGAagcttataaaaaaaatattttgtttcCTAATAAATCCAAACCTATTTATAATCAGTATTTTACTGATCccgaaaataaaaaaaaatattttatttatgatGATTCTTTTGTAGGTGGTACTGTTCAAAGTTTAAAATGTGGAATTTATAGAGATGATCTTAAGGAATATTTTAATCTTGATGTAGAAACTTATAAATATCTTTTGaataatattgataatatTCTTGATTTTTGGATTCAGAAAgatttgaataaaaattgtaaaataaatgatagtAACTACATTAGTAAAAGTCAAATACTGAACTTTGAGAAAATTAAAActgatataataaataaactaaatttttttatccaAAATCCtaacataaatatatgtcctaatatttatcatttagATGTTGCTGCTATGTATCCAAATATTATTTTGTCCCATCGTTTACAACCAAATGCTATAATCACTCCAGATCATTGCTTTAATTGTTCTTTTTATAAACAGCGTCATTTatgtcaaaaaaaaatgatatggAAAAGAAAATTAGAAATATCTCCTATTGATTATGGGCATGTATTATCTCTCAAACAAGACCTAAAGACAAGGTTATTTTATCCTCAAAAGAgctattttaaattacaaaacaAAGAAGATTCAGAAACCAGCACAAATGACAATTCGGAGGAAATGCATATCAGCAAAAAAAAATC aTGGAATGAATTAACAGAAAAACAACAACACGACGAACTAATGAAAGTAATAAAAGATTGTTCTCAAAAAGTTTTTAAGAAAACAAAAGTATCAAAAGAAGTAGATGCTTCAAGTTTAGTATGTCAAAGagaaaattcattttatGTAGATACTGTAAGAACTTTTAGGGATAGGAGAtatgtttataaaaaaggaTTGAAAGAATGTGAACatgaaaaaagagaattgctaaaacaaaaaagaattgattatataaaaattcaagAATTGgatgataaaatattattaaatgattCCTTACAATTAGCACATAAATGTATATTAAATAGTTTTTATGGTTatgttaaaagaaaaagtagtAGATGGTATTCTGACCAAATGGGAGCAATTGTTACATATACAGGTTCtcaaataataaatggaGCATTTAATTTAATCAATAAAATTGGAATACCTATGGAATTAGATACAGACGGAATATGGTGTATGCTTCCAAAGCATTTTCCTGAAATATATGAAGTTTTTATTTtggataaaaaattattaaataagaaaaaagaatatgaaaataaatatgatgaGGACTTAAAAAATGAtccaaatataaaaaaagtagaatTTGAATTTCCGactaatatattaaattttgaaaTGCATAAAAAGTGGACTAATAATCAGTATTTAATCTATAACGAAGAAACAGATGATTATGAATGTATcagtaaaaatgaaatattttttgagtTAGATGGACCATGGCATGGTATGTTTTTACCTGCTTCAGAAAAATCAGATGACttactaaaaaaaagatacgtagtttttaatgataaatataaaattagtgAATTAAAAGGCtttgaaataaaaagaagAGGAGAATTAAGAATTATTCAAAGATTTCAGAGTGAAATTTTTAaccattttttaaaaggaaaaacAAAAGAAGAATCATATTATTACGCATCATTAACAGCAAATAAATGgaaaaatttaatagatACTAAAGCTGTAGATATTGATAATGATGATGAATTATTTGATTTAATTTTGgcaaaaaaagttttaaataaatcTGTCAAAGAACAGCCAAATGCAAAAAGCTTTGGTATAACTACTGCCAAAAGATTGAGTGAATTATTAAGTAATGCAAGTTATATTGAAGATAACAATGTTTCTACACAATTTATTGTTGCCTCTAAACCAGTAGGTTCAGACATTACTTTCAGAGCTATACCTatacaaatatttaaaacaaatatagATACTCAAATTTACTATTTGAGTAAATGGTTAGGTACAAAACTTCCACCAAATGTGCCAGTTAATGTTAGAGATATTATTGATTGGGATTATTATAAGCAAAAATTGGAAGttcaaattttaaaattagtaATTATTCCTGCTATTAAACAGAACATTAATAACCCAATTACATCTATATCAATACCTGATTGGTTAAAGAAgcaaataaatatttctgaGGGAAAGCAAAAGAAAAttacttctttttttgttaaaaaagctaaaaaaaaaagtgaaaccATCGAAGATAAAGATAGAGAAATAggaaatgaaataaatgaaactGGAGAAACAAACATAGGAGTTTGTAATGATtctatagaaaaaaaaagtccattaaataatgaagacATACCAACAACTACgataacaaaaaagaaaagattaTTAGAACAGTATTTATTAGATAattttataacaaaaaaaaaaaagttattattattaaatgacAACGATACATCAAAGAtagtttataaaaaaataaattcatttgATAACCACCAAGAAAACAGTGacaatattataataattgaacatgaaaaaattaatattaataatctAAAAGGTAAAGATTTAcataatttatttgaaaCTAATTTTAAAAGGTGGATgctaattaataataaaatttggaaaaataatagaaatcaaattaaaaaaattagaattgAAGATAAATCTAGAAAGAAAGCAATATCTTTtaatgaagaagatgaaaaaaataactctcaaaaaattacaaatttAGAGCCAAAATATTTACATACCATTCAAAATGCAATGGATATTGTATATTTgtataagaaaattaaaaaaaaaaagagtgaCAAAAAAAATGGCAATGTTCCtttaaataacataaaaaatgaaaaacaaaCATTATTAAAGCCctatttgaaatattttaaacatGAAACAGAGTCAGATTCTTCTAATGAtgaaaagaatttttttaatgaaaatgatgtGATAGATGAAAATGATGATGATGGTATTTATTATGCAATagtatcattaaaaaatatgaataaattctataaaataaaattacaaatatatcgtcatatatatattaacaatTATGAACAACTAGATATAAAGAGCAATAGTAAAATTACTATAAAACTAATATGTtctaataatgaaaatgcaCTGTTTAAATCGAAAGCTTAtgctaatttttttcttcctaGAAATATCAaagtatttaatttatatgaatttattatgactgaaaaatatttcaatcAATATATCATTAATACCTTAAATGCAAATTATcatgaaaatataatttccGTATATGAAACGAAAATACCTCTTTATTATGATTTCTTAAGTAGATATGGAAATTCAGTAGAAATTGattcaaataattataattctatttttgatgaaaataaatattttaagtcTCATTGTTTTACTAGAGTAGAACCAAATAAAGGCAAAAATATATCACAAGATTATTTAGATGATAtacatattatatatataaatatatttcatacaGTCGTAGATAATATTTGTAACCGTATTTTTATCAATGTTTTTGATcaatatgaagaaaataatgatgataTATTATTTGGTAACAAAATTATGTTTAGTGGAATTggaaaagaaaatgattttGATCcttatgaaatttttataaagttcATACAACTCGATAAGTTTTATCtagatttaataaaaaataagacgactaattcaaaagaaaataatatgagCAATGATATGCATAAATGCCAAAAAAATAACCTTAATGACTTAAgttcttttaataatatacaaaataatGTTCAAAATAAAACTTCAGCCAATGACATTGCTACCTTAATAAATGGATGTACTGAAAACagttatataattaatattgaaaacgagaaaattaaaaaggaggtattaaataatatgtttaataaagaattttttataaaaaatatacaaagagattttttatttttatatcattatagAAAATTTGATGTTTATTACGAAGATAATTCTAATGTTTATAAAGTTTTGGAGTACTTAGATTTATACCTAAATAAATATCGTCATAATATGCTAGTAGGaaagaaaaagtatattttttatgtatcaTCAActattgataaaaaaaaattaggtTGGTGGACTACTAACAAATATTTTCCTTGCTATTTCTACAAATTTGAAAATAGCTATAAATATCAAAAtataccaaaaaaaaattacaaaaatgaagtttttaatttatccttagaacttttttatgaaaattatcATAGAGTAGAAGAAGATTTAAACTTTGCTCGAATATCAAACATCCCAttgtttaatttattaaatataaaaaaaaaaaatcaaaaacataaatttatttatgatGTTTTATATGCATCTTTCCTAAAAAGGTATAAAGGAATATTGTGGTTATCTTATTTTGGTAATTATGATTTAGGTATCCCATgcttaaatataaataatttttgtgaTTATGATATAGTGAAAAAAAACATAGACATAATAAACCAAGGAATATACAGGGGTTACAttgttcatttattttttaatgagtctcttatttttaatagtgTTAGACTTTTTACAAAATATTCCAATGTAAAAAGTTCTAATGAATATAGAAATTTTGTTAAAAAGAGAGATTCTAAAAAatcttttgaaaaaaatctaaaaactcacaataaaaataatacaaataaagatttaaaaaatatagatgaacttaatgaagaaaatatgtTAATGGAAAatgataacaaaaataataattcttctaataatgaaaatgatatattaaattcATCTGATCATaatcagaaaaaaaatctaATTCAGAATAAGTATGATATTAATTCAATAGTAGAGCAAGATTCCCACGTTTCTCAATTTAGTAATTTTGCATTCAAGTTATTAGGGCAATCCTTAGAATACTTAATTTCTAAAATATCTTCTTTATCTATGTTAATTACAAATAAAActtttgaaaatatttcaGATATTTTTACGTCTTTTTATTCATGGATATCTAATAACTCCAGTTTACTTTATGATGTAgcattatataataaagtaTTAGAATGTTCTGaaatatatcaaaataatttaataagcattatgaaaaaaaaatttaacgcTAACATTATATTTGCTGATTTGAGAAACTttgttatttcttttaatgaattttctattatatcaggtagaaatattttaaaaaatttagtacAGTATTTTTCTTCTAGTGATTCTATATATGCTAATGttcctttttatattaaacaaGAATATATAGCAGCATGTCAAtttgataaatataattttataagatATAAAGAGTATTCTAATCCTAACGAAGAAAACACTGacgaaaatttaaaaataattgaatACTTACCACCCATCTGTGAATCTTTTTTAAGATATGTTTTAGATGTTATCACTTTAAACCCTTTACACGATACAATTGCACTTTATGAAAGTAATCATAAGAAAAATGAGAATATTCAAAGTGAAGGCAAAACAgatgttaataaaataattcataaagatgaaaaaaattattttaatgtaATATTTAAATCAGATAAATTAactgataaaataaatttagcACAAAAAGCTAAattacaatatatatatgacaAATCTTTTGAAGATCTAGAGGAAATCTGCGAAAGCTTTTCTTTGATAAACGAAAATGTTGATGCTTTATCTTACaaaattgaagaaaaattaaaagagcTTTGGTTTATTCCtggtaatatatataagaaaattaaaaaatcaataaaatacaaaaaatatttaatagaaaattattGGCCTTATGACGATGACGAaatagatgaaaataatttaaacatAGCACCATTTTTATTTCCACCAGCTCTAGGTAATTTAGCGAAGCAAGAAAATAACTGGAGACTGGAAATTGtaaaattttgtatttttttaatgcagaatgataaattattaaatttagaaaatgaaaactCTAATGAAGCTTTTCACGAAAAAAGACATGAATTGTATGATATAGTAGGAGAAAGTgaatataatagaaaaaattctttttggAAAAGTCCATGCCAcgaattaattttaaaagacATTTTTTGTGAAAATTGTTCATCTGTATATCACATGAATGTTGTAACAAGTTTAGTTGAAGCAGAAATAAACGGAAAACCTTCATTTATTTGGTTATGTAAAAATTGTAATTCTAAGTATGATAATGAGTTtatagaattaaaaattttatcattattacaAGAAACATTTGATGCATACAatgtaagaaaaaaaatttttttttttctt GCCCAAGATTTAGTGTGTAATAATTGTAATGCTATAAAATCATTTCACAGGAGATCAATTTGTAAGTGTGGTCAGATGTTTAAACCTCGTTTAGATATAAACAATTGGATACAAACATTAGAGATTATGGAAAATTTAGCAAGTATGCTAAACATGTCTTTATTATCAGATGTTTTAAAATCTATGAAAACTCATCTtatataa
- the PSOP6 gene encoding secreted ookinete protein, putative yields the protein MNYFFVSFCFLLMCIMHNNIVLNEKIIPIGPANRSKLKKMIEGDEDFKINIHAPVEDTQETLEALDSLMRVEEIHRKAEEEEFMNDKQRLLKVHKKRIQDIVDSAFEPLHAFLPNPLQYLVIKDVHSYLKNVKE from the exons atgaattatttttttgtatcatTTTGTTTCTTACTTATGTGCATTATGCACAACAATATTGTtctaaatgaaaaaattattcctATAGGTCCa gCTAATCgttctaaattaaaaaaaatgatagaaGGTGATGaagattttaaaataaatatacac gCACCTGTAGAAGACACACAAGAAACTCTTGAAGCTTTGGATTCCTTGATGAGAGTAGAAGAAATTCACAGAAAAGCTGAGGAGGAGGAATTTATGAACGATAAGCAGAGATTGTTAAAAgttcataaaaaaagaattca GGATATTGTTGACTCAGCTTTTGAACCACTACATGCTTTTTTACCGAATCCTTTGCAATATTTAGTTATTAAag ACGTACATtcgtatttaaaaaatgtaaaagagTAA
- a CDS encoding CPW-WPC family protein, putative — MKYMSIIFLYFFYFIIQRIDCYKKDHYSFLNTKSNKNISKDLNELNKINEELVTNEKEDDDDEDEELENSDFDDLAHKSLENAEEQATIDLENAEIENLLDNEIFRIIQERLKKLWYIGKCRRDYSSVCPLGWRISTYDENLCIPPDTYEGLCRSIDFSNSSNTDKELFAWKCEVEWPCVNSPKLKVMGKCPLRWTSVGNNLCVAPEDYVGKCPPAINLSNYDYEMRVRWANECNVEWISQPKTEYAITHEKILRYSGGPIEESGNVVKIIHKK, encoded by the exons atgaaatatatgtcaattatttttttgtactttttctattttattattcaaaGGATTGattgttataaaaaagatCATTATAGTTTTCTTAATACTaaatctaataaaaatatttctaa agatttaaatgaattaaataagataaatgaagaattagttacaaatgaaaaagaagatgatgatgatgaagatgaagaattAGAAAATTCAGATTTTGATGATTTAGCGCATAAAAGCCTTGAAAAT gCTGAAGAACAGGCAACTATTGATCTTGAAAATGCAGAAATAGAAAATCTTTTAGATAAtg aaatatttagAATAATTCAAGAAAgactaaaaaaattatg GTATATTGGTAAATGTAGGAGAGATTACTCTAGTGTATGTCCTTTAG GATGGAGAATATCTACTTATGATGAAAACCTTTGTATTCCACCTGATACATATGAGGGact ATGTAGATCAATTGATTTTTCAAACAGCTCAAATACTGATAAAGAGCTTTTTGCTTGGAAATGCGAAGTTGAATGGCCATGTGTTAACT cTCCTAAATTAAAAGTCATGGGCAAATGCCCACTAAGATGGACATCCGTCGGGAATAACCTATGTGTAGCACCtgaa gatTATGTTGGTAAATGCCCACCTGCTATAAATTTGTCAAATTATGATTATGAAATGAGAGTTAGATGGGCTAATgaat gTAATGTTGAGTGGATTTCTCAACCTAAAACAGAATATGCTATTACacatgaaaaaattttaagataTTCTGGAGGCCCTATAGAAGAAAGTGGAAATGttgtaaaaattattcataagaaataa
- a CDS encoding sec14-like cytosolic factor or phosphatidylinositol/phosphatidylcholine transfer protein, putative gives MSTSPGTLSSNLDVLLKNYEDQLKTVKRLMKIKNIKDSIEDVILIRYILSYGDKLEEAVNSIEKAVMWRKKNVYPLLKNREIYSGDDDLVLPDRVKPYYSFIKKALAACEHKSTIDKQPVVIARLKLCNFTLLLDNVPENILIDYIVYSNEHEFIVCNEQTKRNNMLCRTFRFIDLKGFMLKKFDRRFLRVFANTSKLSEFLHPQLVGKTYLINAPSYIRITIETLKAFGISKRTLNKLEIPKVVPSKEPADCDWFSLLVHKDDIPTYLGGNCKCENGCIPGFENDLENPLNFNTEEIKAEIKNNIKKLKMRKKENRKGSENHYKK, from the exons ATGAGTACTTCACCAGGAACATTATCATCTAATTTAGATGTGTTACTGAAAAACTATGAAGACCAATTAAAAACTGTAAAAAggttaatgaaaataaaaaatataaaagatagTATAGAAGATGTGATTTTAATTAGATATATTCTTTCATATGGTGATAAGTTAGAAGAAGCAGTAAATTCAATTGAAAAAGCTGTTATGTGgaggaaaaaaaatgtttatccattattaaaaaatagagaAATATATTCAGGAGATGATGATTTAGTACTTCCAGATAGAGTAAAACCATATTAttctttcattaaaaaagCATTAGCAGCATGTGAACACAAGTCAACTATAGATAAGCAACCTGTTGTAATAGCAAGATTaaaattatgtaattttactttattattaGATAATGTACCTGAAAATATTCTTATAGATTATATTGTTTACTCAAATGAGCATGAATTCATAGTATGTAACGAACAAactaaaagaaataatatgcTATGTAGAACTTTTCGTTTTATTGATTTAAAGGGATTTATgcttaaaaaatttgatagAAGATTTTTAAGAGTTTTTGCAAATACTTCAAAACTGTCTGAATTTCTACATCCTCAATTAGTTGGAAAAACA taTTTAATAAATGCTCCATCATATATTAGAATAACTATTGAAACATTAAAGGCATTTGGTATAAGTAAAAgaacattaaataaattagaaatTCCCAAAGTTGTTCCAAGTAAAGAACCAGCCGATTGTGATTGGTTTTCTCTACTTGTTCATAAAGAT gATATACCAACATACTTAGGTGGCAATTGTAAATGTGAAAATGGATGTATCCCAGGTTTTGAAAATGATTTAGAGAAtcctttaaattttaatacagaagaaataaaagcagaaattaaaaataacattaaaaaattaaaaatgagaaaaaaagagaatcGGAAAGGTTCAGAAAATcactataaaaaataa